The following coding sequences are from one Acidimicrobiales bacterium window:
- a CDS encoding DUF4065 domain-containing protein — protein sequence MKLQKLLYYAQGWHLAWYGRPLFAERIEAWEMGPVVRSFWVDHEHDRPRPEPQILSDEARVVLTFVSERYGGMTGNQLRDQSHREAPWREAYGVGDRLVRTNAEITPEALMQFFRAQPDYLAHLREVDRERARLGNPFDDRLSGAIEAAVATALSH from the coding sequence GTGAAGCTGCAGAAGCTGCTCTACTACGCGCAAGGCTGGCACTTGGCCTGGTACGGGCGACCGCTCTTTGCGGAGCGCATCGAGGCGTGGGAAATGGGACCGGTTGTCAGATCGTTCTGGGTAGACCATGAGCACGATCGACCCCGGCCCGAACCGCAGATCTTGAGTGACGAGGCTCGGGTCGTGCTGACGTTCGTTTCCGAGCGATACGGCGGCATGACTGGCAATCAGCTGCGGGATCAGTCACACCGAGAGGCACCCTGGCGCGAGGCTTACGGAGTTGGTGATCGCTTGGTTCGGACCAACGCCGAGATCACGCCTGAAGCCCTGATGCAGTTCTTCAGAGCCCAACCGGACTACCTAGCTCATCTTCGTGAGGTCGACCGGGAACGAGCGCGGCTCGGTAATCCCTTCGACGACCGACTGAGCGGTGCTATTGAAGCTGCAGTTGCAACTGCCCTATCGCATTGA
- a CDS encoding DUF2188 domain-containing protein — translation MSPRNERHVVPNSDGGWDIRAPGAQRSSGHFDTQAEAIDRARDIVGNGGGGEVVIHRTDGRIRDSDTVAPGNDPFPPRDKR, via the coding sequence ATGAGTCCACGTAATGAACGGCACGTGGTGCCGAACAGCGACGGCGGCTGGGATATCCGCGCTCCCGGCGCTCAGCGGTCATCGGGTCACTTTGACACCCAAGCCGAAGCCATCGACCGAGCCCGCGACATCGTAGGCAACGGCGGGGGCGGTGAAGTCGTCATCCACCGCACTGATGGCCGGATCCGCGACAGCGACACCGTCGCTCCAGGCAACGACCCGTTCCCGCCGCGGGACAAGCGATAG
- a CDS encoding DUF3089 domain-containing protein, translating into MDLLRRPTRLLALLLLGGVLAGAVAACGSDDDGAAPESDTATTSSSTSTTAAAVVPFENPYAGYTSDVYADDTHWLCRPDLTDDACDQDLTATEVAPDGTLTEVPFVPAEDPAFDCFYVYPTLDYSAEPGNHPFDEPNPLVPYTTQFQAARFGSLCDLYVPLYRQATIASYPRRGDDVDDLFDVEPFAVAYADVLDAFKTYMATWNGDRPLVLLGHSQGTHHLIRLLQEEFDDSPAMRGQLVSALLVGPTGRLRVPEGEVVGGTFENIPLCTSATETGCAVGFDSYAADEPPERVDPVEDGTVRACVNPTQLVDGDDRLEAGYFGVSVPGVTTATEVIPDHYTATCAETDEGQVYLAIAAAPAPGDTRDIDHIGATAEDADSLHTADYNFSLGDLLLLVESQAAAHQD; encoded by the coding sequence GTGGACCTCCTGCGCCGGCCGACCCGACTGCTCGCCCTCCTGCTCCTCGGCGGGGTGCTGGCGGGTGCGGTCGCCGCCTGCGGCAGCGACGACGACGGCGCCGCCCCGGAGAGCGATACGGCCACAACGAGCTCGTCCACCAGCACGACCGCCGCCGCCGTCGTGCCCTTCGAGAACCCCTACGCCGGCTACACCTCCGACGTCTACGCCGACGACACGCACTGGCTGTGCCGGCCCGACCTGACCGACGACGCCTGCGACCAGGACCTCACCGCCACCGAGGTCGCCCCCGACGGGACGCTCACCGAGGTGCCCTTCGTGCCCGCAGAGGATCCGGCCTTCGACTGCTTCTACGTGTACCCGACCCTCGACTACTCGGCCGAGCCGGGCAACCACCCCTTCGACGAGCCCAACCCGCTCGTGCCCTACACCACCCAGTTCCAGGCGGCTCGCTTCGGCTCGCTCTGCGATCTCTACGTGCCCCTCTACCGCCAGGCCACCATCGCCAGCTACCCCCGCCGGGGCGACGACGTGGACGACCTGTTCGACGTCGAGCCGTTCGCCGTCGCCTATGCCGATGTGCTCGACGCCTTCAAGACCTACATGGCCACCTGGAACGGGGACCGCCCCCTCGTCCTGCTCGGCCACTCCCAGGGCACCCACCACCTCATCCGCCTGCTCCAAGAGGAGTTCGACGACTCGCCGGCGATGCGCGGACAGCTCGTCTCGGCGCTGCTCGTCGGTCCCACCGGGCGCCTCCGTGTCCCCGAGGGCGAGGTGGTCGGCGGCACTTTCGAGAACATCCCGCTCTGCACCTCGGCCACCGAGACCGGCTGCGCCGTCGGCTTCGACTCCTACGCCGCCGACGAGCCGCCCGAGCGTGTCGATCCCGTCGAGGACGGCACCGTCCGCGCCTGCGTGAACCCCACGCAGCTGGTCGACGGCGACGATCGCCTCGAGGCGGGCTACTTCGGGGTGTCGGTGCCCGGCGTCACGACCGCGACCGAGGTGATCCCCGACCACTACACCGCGACGTGCGCCGAGACCGACGAGGGTCAGGTCTACCTCGCCATAGCGGCCGCCCCGGCGCCCGGCGACACCCGGGACATCGACCACATCGGGGCCACCGCCGAGGACGCCGACTCGCTCCACACCGCCGACTACAACTTCAGCCTCGGCGACCTGCTCCTCCTCGTCGAGTCCCAGGCGGCCGCCCACCAGGACTGA
- a CDS encoding 4a-hydroxytetrahydrobiopterin dehydratase produces MASYTPVTPAEIAADPTLGDWRVLVYALHGDFVAPGFSAGAALVQAIAEAADAADHHPDVDLRYPGRVHVALTTHAIGGLSDADIALARTISQLAEEAGATPEPHAVQVLEIAIDTMDAERIRPFWEAILGYRRRKDELVDPRGTGPTMWFQQMDEPRTERDRMHLDVIVPHDEAEARRDAALAAGGRLVSDAFAPSWWILADADGNEACVCTWQNRD; encoded by the coding sequence ATGGCCTCCTACACCCCCGTGACGCCGGCCGAGATCGCCGCCGACCCGACCCTGGGCGACTGGCGGGTGCTCGTCTACGCCCTCCACGGGGACTTCGTGGCCCCCGGGTTCTCGGCCGGTGCCGCCCTCGTGCAGGCCATCGCCGAGGCGGCCGACGCCGCCGACCACCACCCCGACGTCGACCTGCGCTACCCGGGGCGCGTGCACGTCGCGCTCACCACCCACGCCATCGGCGGCCTGTCCGACGCTGACATCGCACTGGCCCGCACCATCTCCCAGCTGGCCGAGGAGGCGGGCGCCACCCCCGAGCCCCACGCGGTGCAGGTGCTCGAGATCGCCATCGACACGATGGACGCCGAGCGCATCCGGCCCTTCTGGGAGGCCATCCTCGGCTACCGCCGGCGCAAGGACGAGCTGGTCGACCCCCGGGGCACCGGGCCGACGATGTGGTTCCAGCAGATGGACGAGCCCCGCACCGAACGCGACCGGATGCACCTCGACGTGATCGTCCCCCACGACGAGGCCGAGGCTCGCCGGGACGCGGCGCTGGCCGCCGGCGGCCGGCTGGTCAGCGACGCCTTCGCGCCCTCGTGGTGGATCCTCGCCGACGCCGACGGCAACGAGGCCTGCGTCTGCACGTGGCAGAACCGCGACTGA
- a CDS encoding cytochrome c oxidase subunit 4: MTTSSSASVVDRIKAWPHETHVFGGIGLVFLVIGTLYASTGGEAAGIVLLFGSTILSFTYAVYLLRHARPVQASIEAQEEGEIPNQLYLPEQSLWPVGIGTGGVLVLAGFAVGSWVLVAGVILLLRSVVGFVVEGRRR, translated from the coding sequence GTGACCACCTCCTCGTCTGCCAGCGTCGTGGACCGCATCAAGGCCTGGCCGCACGAGACCCACGTCTTCGGTGGGATCGGCCTCGTCTTTCTCGTGATCGGCACGCTCTACGCCTCGACCGGCGGCGAGGCGGCCGGCATCGTCCTGCTCTTCGGGTCGACGATCCTGTCGTTCACCTACGCCGTCTACCTGCTGCGCCACGCCCGTCCGGTCCAGGCCTCGATCGAGGCCCAGGAGGAGGGCGAGATCCCCAACCAGCTCTACCTTCCCGAGCAGTCGCTCTGGCCGGTGGGCATCGGCACGGGCGGCGTGCTGGTGCTGGCCGGCTTCGCGGTGGGCAGCTGGGTGCTGGTGGCCGGCGTGATCCTCCTGCTGCGCAGCGTCGTCGGCTTCGTGGTCGAGGGCCGCCGGCGCTGA
- the ctaD gene encoding cytochrome c oxidase subunit I: protein MGGPLRRVLRPRPLEDGLHRAGRARRRVRRLGGRAAGHSARRWAGGRLVTLTADPPTTPPSDPGRDVPTPPPASHRGRPTGLLAWVTSTDHKTIGLSYMVTAYLFFLASGLMALIIRAELFEPGQQVVNTDNYNELFTMHGSIMLFLFVGPFAFGLANYIVPLQIGAKDMAFPRLNLVSYWFFLGGGLVMCSGFLTANGPASFGWFAYTPLSDPVRSPGLGGDLWIAGVALTGLSGILTSVNIITTVITLRARRMTMFRMPIFTWNMLVTSLLVLLAFPVLTAAAVMLFADRHYGGHIFDVNAGGDALLWQHLFWFFGHPEVYILALPYFGVVTEVIAVFSRRPVFGYKGLVFATLAIAGLSMGVWAHHMFVTGAVVLPFFAGITMLIAVPTGVKFFNWIGTMWGGSITFDTAMLFAVGFLLLFLIGGLTGPMLASPPIDFHLSDSYFVVAHFHYVLMGGSVFAVYAAIFYWFPKFTGRRLSERLGKAQFWLMFVGFNLTFFVQHLLGLAGMPRRVADYSPDAGFTFMNQLSSVGSALLGLSTLPFLWNVWRTLRRPAAPEVEGMANPWDAHTLEWATTSPPPPHNFDALPPIRSERPVWDLNHPDNPAVGHRDERRPVGAAASADQGGGGAAGDAGDPPGGAGAST from the coding sequence ATGGGTGGGCCGCTGCGCCGAGTACTGCGGCCTCGACCACTGGAAGATGGACTTCACCGTGCGGGCCGTGCCCGCCGACGAGTTCGACGCCTGGGTGGCCGAGCAGCAGGCCACAGCGCCCGGAGATGGGCCGGGGGGCGGCTCGTGACCCTCACCGCCGACCCACCCACGACGCCGCCGTCCGACCCCGGCCGGGATGTGCCGACGCCGCCGCCCGCGTCCCATCGGGGGCGCCCCACCGGCCTGCTGGCGTGGGTGACCAGCACCGACCACAAGACCATCGGCCTCAGCTACATGGTCACGGCCTACCTGTTCTTCCTCGCGAGCGGGCTCATGGCCCTGATCATCCGGGCCGAGCTCTTCGAGCCGGGCCAGCAGGTCGTCAACACGGACAACTACAACGAGCTGTTCACGATGCACGGCAGCATCATGTTGTTCCTGTTCGTGGGGCCCTTCGCCTTCGGTCTGGCCAACTACATCGTGCCGCTGCAGATCGGGGCGAAGGACATGGCCTTCCCCCGCCTGAACCTGGTCTCGTACTGGTTCTTCCTGGGTGGCGGGCTCGTCATGTGCTCGGGCTTCCTCACCGCCAACGGTCCGGCGTCGTTCGGCTGGTTCGCCTACACCCCGCTGTCGGACCCGGTCCGCTCCCCCGGCCTCGGCGGCGACCTCTGGATCGCCGGCGTGGCCCTCACCGGGCTGTCGGGCATCCTCACCTCGGTCAACATCATCACCACGGTGATCACCCTGCGGGCCCGCCGCATGACCATGTTCCGGATGCCCATCTTCACCTGGAACATGCTGGTGACGAGCCTGCTCGTGCTGCTGGCCTTCCCGGTGCTGACCGCCGCCGCGGTGATGCTCTTCGCCGACCGCCACTACGGCGGGCACATCTTCGACGTGAACGCCGGCGGCGACGCCCTGCTCTGGCAGCACCTGTTCTGGTTCTTCGGGCACCCCGAGGTGTACATCCTCGCCCTGCCCTACTTCGGGGTGGTGACCGAGGTGATCGCGGTGTTCAGCCGCCGGCCCGTGTTCGGGTACAAGGGCCTCGTCTTCGCCACCCTCGCCATCGCCGGCCTGTCGATGGGCGTCTGGGCCCACCACATGTTCGTGACCGGCGCGGTGGTGCTGCCCTTCTTCGCCGGCATCACCATGCTCATCGCCGTGCCCACCGGGGTGAAGTTCTTCAACTGGATCGGGACGATGTGGGGCGGGTCCATCACGTTCGACACCGCCATGCTCTTCGCCGTCGGCTTCCTGCTGCTGTTCCTGATCGGCGGGCTGACCGGCCCGATGCTGGCGTCGCCGCCCATCGACTTCCACCTGAGCGACTCGTACTTCGTGGTGGCCCACTTCCACTACGTGCTCATGGGCGGCTCGGTGTTCGCGGTGTACGCGGCAATCTTCTACTGGTTCCCCAAGTTCACGGGCCGGCGCCTCTCCGAGAGGCTGGGCAAGGCGCAGTTCTGGCTGATGTTCGTCGGCTTCAACCTCACCTTCTTCGTGCAGCACCTGCTCGGCCTCGCCGGCATGCCCCGCCGGGTGGCCGACTACAGCCCCGACGCCGGCTTCACCTTCATGAACCAGCTGTCGTCGGTGGGCTCGGCCCTGCTGGGCCTGTCGACCCTGCCCTTCCTCTGGAACGTGTGGCGCACCCTGCGCCGGCCGGCCGCCCCGGAGGTCGAGGGGATGGCCAACCCGTGGGACGCCCACACCCTCGAGTGGGCGACGACGTCGCCGCCGCCGCCCCACAACTTCGATGCCCTGCCGCCCATCCGCTCCGAGCGGCCGGTGTGGGACCTCAACCACCCCGACAACCCGGCCGTCGGCCACCGCGACGAGCGCCGGCCCGTGGGCGCGGCGGCGAGCGCCGATCAGGGCGGCGGTGGGGCGGCGGGCGATGCCGGAGATCCGCCCGGCGGCGCGGGAGCGTCGACGTGA
- a CDS encoding methyltransferase domain-containing protein: MGRTGTVSVLFTDIVGSTELLGRLGERDYDEVRRRHFTALRKALADHDGTEVKNTGDGLMAVFRSAVDAVECAVAMQREARNVMTEGRSVAMRVGLSAGEATEEQGDWFGAPVVEAARLCAAAGTDEAWASRIVAVLVGSQSEVQLVEVGPQTLKGFDQPVDVVRVEAAEFGRGTMYAEVAAHAGDLGRRLVAQLDYWETVPGIQQVRAEVLARLGPKPGDVIADIGCGAGTELIRLAHLVGADGTAIGVDPSEPILEEAGRRAADQSVAVELVVRDGRDTGLADGRCDAVRCERVVQHVGDVGALVDEARRITRPGGTVVLADTDWGSLMIHPGDPDLVRRIKGRMEGGPMAQPWAGRLLPKALHDAGLVDVSHRFFAVDAQPGVMLAVSPVLGRMVENRVAEQSELDGLIAELAEAYAAGVGVWAFTMVVASGRVPD, encoded by the coding sequence ATGGGGCGGACCGGCACGGTGAGCGTGCTCTTCACCGACATCGTGGGCTCGACCGAGCTGCTGGGCCGGCTCGGCGAGCGGGACTACGACGAGGTCCGCCGCCGTCACTTCACCGCGCTCCGCAAGGCGCTCGCCGACCACGACGGCACCGAGGTGAAGAACACCGGTGACGGCCTCATGGCGGTGTTCCGCAGCGCGGTCGACGCCGTGGAGTGCGCCGTGGCGATGCAGCGCGAAGCCCGCAACGTCATGACCGAGGGCCGGTCGGTGGCCATGCGGGTCGGGCTGTCGGCGGGCGAGGCCACCGAGGAGCAGGGCGACTGGTTCGGCGCGCCCGTGGTCGAAGCGGCCCGCCTCTGCGCCGCCGCCGGCACCGACGAGGCATGGGCCTCCCGGATCGTCGCCGTGCTGGTCGGCTCGCAGTCCGAGGTCCAGTTGGTCGAGGTCGGCCCCCAGACCCTGAAGGGGTTCGACCAGCCCGTCGACGTGGTGCGAGTCGAAGCGGCGGAGTTCGGGCGGGGCACGATGTACGCCGAGGTGGCCGCCCACGCCGGTGACCTCGGCCGGCGCCTGGTCGCCCAGCTCGACTACTGGGAGACCGTGCCCGGAATCCAGCAGGTGCGAGCCGAGGTGCTCGCCCGGCTCGGACCGAAGCCGGGTGACGTGATCGCCGACATCGGCTGCGGGGCCGGCACCGAGCTGATCCGGCTGGCACACCTCGTGGGGGCCGATGGCACGGCCATCGGAGTGGACCCGAGCGAGCCCATCCTGGAGGAGGCGGGTCGCCGGGCCGCCGATCAGAGCGTGGCCGTCGAGCTGGTGGTCCGCGACGGGCGCGACACCGGCCTGGCGGACGGGCGGTGCGACGCCGTGCGCTGCGAGCGGGTCGTCCAGCACGTCGGTGACGTCGGCGCGCTGGTCGACGAGGCCCGCCGCATCACCCGCCCCGGGGGGACGGTGGTGCTCGCCGACACCGACTGGGGCAGCCTGATGATCCACCCGGGCGACCCCGACCTGGTGCGGCGCATCAAGGGTCGCATGGAGGGTGGCCCGATGGCGCAGCCGTGGGCGGGCCGGCTGCTCCCGAAGGCCCTGCACGACGCCGGCCTCGTCGACGTGTCCCATCGGTTCTTCGCGGTCGATGCCCAACCGGGGGTGATGCTCGCCGTCTCGCCGGTGCTGGGACGCATGGTCGAGAACCGCGTCGCCGAGCAGTCCGAGCTCGACGGGCTCATCGCCGAGCTGGCGGAGGCGTACGCCGCCGGCGTCGGCGTCTGGGCCTTCACCATGGTGGTGGCCTCGGGCCGCGTCCCCGACTGA
- a CDS encoding cytochrome c oxidase assembly protein, protein MPWCPLVAVVPPLSAARLATWWTLDPVPLVLTLVAGWWYVVGVRRLADHGRHWRTGRSVSFAVGLAVVLVATQSGLARYDTTLFSVHAVQHLLLSMVAPLLLVLGAPMTLAVQAAHRPTQRWQISVFQHPVVRFLTHPLTAWLLFGTSMLGLYLTDLYELSLRNGVVHSWVHLHLLVVGCLFAEAVIGLDPGWGRTRAGRQLAYPVRLLLVVLLVPFHAVLGLALLSAGEPVAADWYLGLGRDWGASPLADQRTGAALMWGIGDLLGVVLVGIVAYQWMRADEREARRLDAADDARRTAGAR, encoded by the coding sequence GTGCCCTGGTGTCCACTGGTGGCGGTGGTCCCCCCGCTGTCCGCGGCGAGGCTCGCGACCTGGTGGACCCTCGACCCGGTGCCGCTCGTCCTCACCCTCGTCGCGGGCTGGTGGTACGTCGTCGGGGTGCGCCGCCTCGCCGACCACGGTCGGCACTGGCGCACCGGCCGGTCGGTGTCGTTCGCGGTCGGCCTCGCGGTCGTGCTGGTCGCCACCCAGTCGGGCCTTGCCCGCTACGACACCACGTTGTTCAGCGTGCACGCCGTGCAGCACTTGCTCTTGAGCATGGTGGCGCCCCTGCTCCTGGTGCTCGGCGCGCCGATGACCCTCGCCGTCCAGGCCGCTCACCGGCCCACGCAACGGTGGCAGATCAGCGTGTTCCAGCACCCGGTCGTGAGATTCCTCACCCACCCGCTGACGGCCTGGCTGCTGTTCGGGACGTCGATGCTCGGCCTGTACCTGACCGACCTCTACGAGCTGTCCCTGCGCAACGGCGTGGTCCACAGCTGGGTGCACCTGCACCTGCTGGTCGTGGGCTGCCTGTTCGCGGAGGCGGTGATCGGCCTCGACCCGGGGTGGGGCCGCACCCGGGCGGGGCGCCAGCTCGCCTACCCCGTGCGCCTGCTGCTGGTGGTGCTGCTCGTGCCCTTCCACGCCGTGCTCGGCCTGGCCCTGCTCAGCGCCGGCGAGCCTGTCGCCGCCGACTGGTACCTGGGCCTCGGCCGCGACTGGGGCGCGTCACCGCTGGCCGACCAGCGCACCGGGGCCGCCCTCATGTGGGGGATCGGCGACCTCCTCGGCGTCGTGCTCGTGGGGATCGTCGCCTACCAGTGGATGCGCGCCGACGAGCGCGAGGCCCGTCGCCTGGACGCCGCCGACGACGCCCGCCGGACCGCCGGCGCCCGCTGA
- a CDS encoding heme-copper oxidase subunit III has product MEGTAAVAAATDTDQGGGPGRDEAWDGDFATSASPLGVGVIVWLASEVMFFAGLFAAYFVLRSDTDPWPPAGVDLDIPRAVLSTVLLLTSSATMHLAVRAAERGDHRRVGRWLAVTLTLGTLFLVNLGLEWAGLDFSLDTDAYGTSYYLITGFHGLHVLGGLILMIAVAALVLGRDSGAPVGPSVAVTGYYWHFVDVVWVFVFATLYLLQ; this is encoded by the coding sequence GTGGAGGGGACCGCCGCGGTGGCCGCCGCGACCGACACCGATCAGGGCGGTGGACCGGGCCGCGACGAGGCCTGGGACGGCGACTTCGCCACGTCGGCGTCGCCTCTCGGCGTCGGCGTCATCGTGTGGCTGGCCTCGGAGGTCATGTTCTTCGCCGGCCTCTTCGCCGCCTACTTCGTGCTGCGCTCCGACACCGACCCGTGGCCGCCGGCGGGCGTCGACCTCGACATCCCCCGCGCGGTGCTGTCCACCGTCCTGCTGCTCACCTCCAGCGCCACCATGCACCTGGCGGTCCGCGCCGCCGAGCGGGGGGACCACCGCAGGGTCGGCCGATGGCTGGCCGTCACCCTCACCTTGGGGACCCTCTTCCTGGTGAACCTCGGCCTCGAGTGGGCCGGCCTCGACTTCTCGCTGGACACCGACGCCTACGGCACCAGCTACTACCTCATCACCGGGTTCCACGGCCTCCACGTCCTCGGCGGCTTGATCCTCATGATCGCGGTGGCCGCCCTCGTGCTGGGCCGCGACAGCGGGGCACCCGTCGGCCCGTCGGTGGCGGTCACGGGCTACTACTGGCACTTCGTCGACGTGGTGTGGGTCTTCGTGTTCGCCACCCTCTACCTCCTGCAATGA
- a CDS encoding c-type cytochrome, with amino-acid sequence MGAVASVVAVTALGLLLWQPAQAQSPTTTTAPSTTAPSTTAAPTGPDDLVAIGEQLFDTGCVSCHGQGGVGTADGPSLLGAGEAAADFMLRTGRMPLADPQGQSPSKPPAYSDQEIQALVAYVGSLGQGTPIPQIDVEAGDLVEGGEIFRANCAACHGAAGVGGALSYGNYAPSLHDVGEVQIAEAVRVGPGQMPVFDEDVFDEHQLNSLVAYVVYLQDPADPGGFSLGRVGPVAEGYLIWVVGISVVLVFVRWITRRRTSHD; translated from the coding sequence GTGGGGGCCGTCGCCTCCGTGGTGGCCGTCACCGCCCTCGGGCTGCTCCTCTGGCAACCCGCTCAGGCCCAGTCGCCCACCACCACGACCGCACCCTCGACGACCGCGCCCTCCACGACCGCCGCCCCGACCGGGCCCGACGACCTCGTCGCCATCGGCGAGCAGCTCTTCGACACGGGGTGCGTGAGCTGCCACGGCCAGGGCGGCGTGGGCACCGCCGACGGACCGAGCCTCCTCGGGGCGGGGGAGGCCGCCGCCGACTTCATGCTGCGCACCGGCCGCATGCCCCTCGCCGACCCCCAGGGTCAGTCGCCCAGCAAGCCCCCCGCCTACAGCGACCAGGAGATCCAGGCCCTCGTCGCCTACGTCGGGTCGCTGGGCCAGGGCACCCCGATCCCGCAGATCGACGTCGAGGCGGGAGACCTCGTCGAGGGTGGCGAGATCTTCCGCGCCAACTGCGCCGCGTGCCACGGCGCCGCCGGTGTGGGTGGTGCGCTCAGCTACGGCAACTACGCCCCCTCGCTGCACGACGTGGGCGAGGTGCAGATCGCCGAGGCCGTGCGGGTGGGCCCCGGCCAGATGCCCGTGTTCGACGAGGACGTGTTCGACGAGCACCAACTGAACTCGCTGGTGGCCTACGTGGTCTACCTCCAGGACCCGGCCGACCCCGGCGGCTTCTCCCTCGGTCGGGTCGGCCCGGTCGCCGAGGGCTACCTCATCTGGGTGGTCGGCATCAGCGTGGTGCTCGTGTTCGTACGTTGGATCACCCGCCGGAGGACCAGTCATGACTGA
- a CDS encoding Rieske (2Fe-2S) protein, translated as MTDHADETSETGGQGVPAGEPLVVETDDDRRRVERDRGQLAPAVCFGASILAALGLAVVYAEGGQNQAEGVLLAIALGGIGIGLVLWAQRFMPEGPDSEPRGRIGSTREDQEAFVADFATGSRTFGRRHLLTKMLFGAVAALGVAALFPIRSLGPRPGRGLKSTPYADGVRLVTEDGEPVRPDDPGVGGVITAFPEGHVGDETAQTLLIRLQPGELEPEPGREDWTVNNVVAYSKVCTHAGCPVGLFEAQRGELLCPCHQSTFDVLHGATPVFGPATRPLPQLPLGTDDDGNLIATGDFSGPVGPGFWDINT; from the coding sequence ATGACTGACCACGCCGACGAGACGAGCGAGACCGGCGGGCAGGGCGTCCCGGCCGGCGAGCCCCTGGTGGTCGAGACCGACGATGACCGCCGCCGGGTCGAGCGCGACCGGGGCCAGCTCGCTCCGGCGGTCTGCTTCGGGGCCAGCATCCTGGCCGCGTTGGGCCTCGCCGTCGTCTACGCGGAGGGGGGCCAGAACCAGGCCGAGGGCGTGCTCTTGGCCATCGCCCTCGGAGGCATCGGCATCGGCCTCGTGCTGTGGGCGCAGCGCTTCATGCCCGAAGGCCCCGACAGTGAGCCACGCGGCCGCATCGGGTCGACCCGCGAGGACCAAGAGGCCTTCGTGGCCGACTTCGCCACGGGCAGTCGCACCTTCGGCCGCCGTCACCTGCTCACCAAGATGCTGTTCGGCGCCGTCGCCGCACTCGGCGTCGCTGCCCTCTTTCCCATCCGTTCGCTGGGCCCCCGTCCCGGTCGCGGCCTCAAGTCGACGCCCTACGCCGACGGCGTCCGACTGGTCACCGAGGACGGCGAGCCCGTCCGCCCCGACGACCCGGGCGTCGGCGGGGTGATCACCGCGTTCCCCGAGGGCCACGTCGGCGACGAGACCGCGCAGACGCTGCTCATCCGTCTTCAACCCGGGGAGCTCGAGCCCGAGCCGGGGCGTGAGGACTGGACCGTCAACAACGTGGTCGCCTACTCGAAGGTGTGCACGCACGCCGGCTGCCCGGTAGGCCTCTTCGAGGCACAGCGGGGCGAACTGCTCTGCCCCTGCCACCAGTCGACGTTCGACGTGCTGCACGGCGCCACCCCGGTGTTCGGGCCGGCCACCCGCCCGCTCCCGCAGTTGCCCCTCGGCACCGACGACGACGGCAACCTCATCGCCACCGGCGACTTCAGCGGCCCCGTCGGGCCCGGCTTCTGGGACATCAACACGTGA